Genomic segment of Terriglobia bacterium:
AAGTTGATTGATCTGTTCTTCGCAAAATTCCGCGCGAAGGCCGACCTTCAGTACCTTCTGGATGCCGGAGTCCGGCTTTATGACAAGTATTTTTCCCACGATGAGATCAAGAGCATGATCAAGTTCTATGAGACGCCAGTAGGACAAAAAGCTGCTTCTCTTATGCCTCAACTCACCAACGAGATGCGTTTGGAAGGCGAGAAATGGGGCGAGAAGCTGGGACGCGAGTCCATGCAGGAAGTCCTGGCCGAACATCCAGAGATGCAGAAGGCCTTGGAAGATGCTGGAAAAGCCGCTCAGCAGAAATAGTGCAAGATTTGTAAATCCATGAATGGGTCCGCCATGGAATGGCGATTCCTCGCCAGTGATCGAGAGTAGCATGACAGGCCTATTGGGCTGGAACGACCGCCGGGGCATCGGGAGGAAGGGTCTCTCGAAGTGGTGGCGTATACGTGATCTCGATTGGTATCTCGTCATGGAAAACAGGCTCAGTGTTGACGAAGGCGACAACGTGCCGCTTCAGCGCCGTCATTTGGCATGGAAAATCACTTGTCGCAGGTTCCACTGAGGAACCAGCGGTGCGGACCTTCTTGGTTGCGAACCTCTGAGCAGCCTCCCTCCCCCGAGCGCATTCGCTTAAGGACAGATTCGCTCCCATGTTGAAGATCTGTCCTTCGACTGATTGTCCAGGCTCCAATTTGCGCCAGGTACCACCAAGGGCGTAAGCGTAAATTCCACCTTCAGTTTTCGTCTCCTCAACAACTAAAGCACCTTCATTAGACAAGTAATACAGAACCCGTCCGGTGTTATTGGTAAGGCGAACGGTGGTATTTGAGGAATTCCAGAGACTCCACTCCCGTTCCCATATCATGTCGGGGGTGAGATTCGTTGTTGGCGGCACAGGTGACGGCGGCGGCGTTTCGGGTGGCCTCTTGCGCGCATCGTAAAAATAGTGGGACACCGCCGAGGCCGCCACCCCCGGCAATGTCCGCTCTCGGTGGGGTCTTATTGCCTTGCGCAACTCGACCAGAGGGTCCCCTTTAAATGGACCAAGCAGCAGGTCATAGCTATTCATGTAGCTTGCGAGCAGATAGAAGCTGCTGATATCTGCCTTGTACCAAACCCAGGTTTCTCGGATACCATACCGCCTGAATCGCAGCGTGCCTTGGCTGTCTGCTTCGTCTCTCCCGAAGATCAGATAGGGAAGGCGATAGAAACTCACCCCCGGACGTAAGTCATTTCGGCAGTGCAGGCCAGCACGTGATGAATAGAAATCATCCGGCGTGATCTTGCCGGCCAAATGCTGGTCACGAGTGGTCATTGAGCGACAGTCCACGATCAAGGTGGTCGTCCGGTCGCCTATCTTGCTGCTTTCAGGGTGACAGCCAATCTCTTTCGGCCTGACGGTCGGGTCGGGATCAACAGCCGTGTTCGGTGTCAGCCTTGAGATGTCCACGGCGACCCAGGCTTCGCGCGTGCCGAAGCCTTCCGTTGCCGGGCCCAGACAGGTGTTCTGACATTGCGAAGGCGGAGGTAGCAGCAGAAGGATAAGGATATTGATGGAGAAAAGGACGACAATTCTCTTCTTGCGCAGATAAGTGTGCATTGGCGCATCTCCCCTGAACTGCATCGGATGACGGCACCGTCCGGTCCGATGTTCCCTTTTACCAGGAGCCGAGCGGAACTTTCAGTGACCGAGAACATATCACGCAGCTGATCCGCACATGTTGGGATGCAAAGCTGGCGCAAGGCAGTTGGCTGTAACAAGCCAGTACACCACCTTTTCACAGATCTGTTCAAAAGTGCTAGATGGTCATGCTTGCCAGCTCCTGAAACCATAGGGGCCTGATTAGCTACGAGTGCGCCCGTGATTTCGGTATACTCGG
This window contains:
- a CDS encoding DUF2059 domain-containing protein; protein product: MSETMDAMTNSIRPLMANALPPGEYREKLIDLFFAKFRAKADLQYLLDAGVRLYDKYFSHDEIKSMIKFYETPVGQKAASLMPQLTNEMRLEGEKWGEKLGRESMQEVLAEHPEMQKALEDAGKAAQQK